In Bordetella genomosp. 11, the sequence TCCGAAGGAGCAAACCCGTGACGACTCTCAAGCATCCCGCCCATGACCTGCCCGCCCAGCTGGACGGGTTCCGCGTCGAGATCGACGCCGACCGCCAGCGCGCCGACATCGTGCTGGCCCGTCCGCCGTTCAATATCGTTTCCATGCCGCAGCGCGACCAGTTGCGCCTGGTGTTCGAAGCGCTGGACGAAGATGCGCGCGTGCGCGTCATCGTGCTGCGCGCCGAAGGAGAGCACTTCTCCAGCGGCGGCGATATCAAGGGCTTTCTGGAAGCATCGCCCGAGCACGTGTCCAAGCTGGCCTGGAATATCGCCGCGCCCGCGCGCTGCGCCAAGCCGGTGATCGCCGCCGCGCGAGGCTATTGCTTCGGCGTGGGTTTCGAAATTTCGCTGGCCTGCGACTTCCGCGTCGTCAGCGAGACGGCGCAATATGCGTTGCCGGAACAGAAGCTGGGCCAG encodes:
- a CDS encoding enoyl-CoA hydratase/isomerase family protein, translating into MTTLKHPAHDLPAQLDGFRVEIDADRQRADIVLARPPFNIVSMPQRDQLRLVFEALDEDARVRVIVLRAEGEHFSSGGDIKGFLEASPEHVSKLAWNIAAPARCAKPVIAAARGYCFGVGFEISLACDFRVVSETAQYALPEQKLGQIPGSGGSARLQKMVGITRTKDIVMRSRRIGARQAYDWGVATEVVPDGELEAATDRLVAELLTFSPLAQRTAKKLLNDTEDASLSASIELEGHCYSRLRSSDDFREGVEAFHGKRAPKFRGS